A DNA window from Acidobacteriota bacterium contains the following coding sequences:
- a CDS encoding multifunctional oxoglutarate decarboxylase/oxoglutarate dehydrogenase thiamine pyrophosphate-binding subunit/dihydrolipoyllysine-residue succinyltransferase subunit has protein sequence MSEAFGSNATYVEGLLERYKTDPKLVDESWQTYFSELLAGGTPSTNGHSAAPAQQSAAAVTPEKQTAPVQLTADTETKAITGPSKKIVENMEQSLTVPTATSFRNIPVKVLEENRRIINEHLAASGRGKVSFTHIIAWAIVQAVKAYPHLNHGYGVANGVPSRLEHEDVNLGIAIDIEKKDGSRSLLVPNIKGANQMDFAQFFAAYNQQVKKAREGKLEISDFQGTTLSLTNPGTIGTAASNPRLMAGQSAIIATGAIEYPAEYQAMTNAALSQIGISRIVTITSTYDHRVIQGAESGMFLAKIHEFLKGSHNFYDAIFADFEINFPPLRWAEDYNPNLFGADREQVEKQANVLQMINAYRSLGHLLADIDPLKMTLQHASELDLENFGLTIWDLDREFITGGLHGEKTATLRRIIEILRKAYCGKVGIEYRHIQSNEQKNWMRQKVREQFVDTQPLPVETKKELLQKLIEAEQFEQFLHKKYLGQKRFSLEGCETVIPMLDQLVEGASARGVDEIYMGMAHRGRLNVLSNIIGDPETGEMAERIFTVFEGTSHPNFPADEGDVKYHQGAIGKKVTKAGRELIIQLSCNPSHLETVNPVVEGMVRARQDYLRDGEGMERQETYKHILPLLLHGDAAFAGQGVVMETLQLAGLPGYRTGGTIHMVINNQIGFTTSPGLSRSSIYSTDAAHTTQSPVFHINGDDPEAAYRVVQIVLDYRREFDKDVVLDLVGFRRLGHNEGDEPSYTQPVMYARVKAHPGTRHLYAQQLIREGVITESDLTAMTDRVVEKYEGILARAKEIAAKKPARAVLAAHPVDEDGSGVLETGVPAETLKRVSDKISLVPEDFNINPKMVGQLAKRAKMGAGEVPMDWGFGEAMAIGSLVLEGIPVRFSGQDSGRGTFSQRHASMYDTMTGDRWAPLNELRNESNPFARAYIFDSSLSEYGVLGFEYGYSVISQDHLVAWEAQFGDFSNGSQIMIDQYISAAEDKWQQKCRLVMLLPHGYEGQGPEHSSARLERYLQLCAENNLQVCYPTTPAQYFHLLRRQVKQDIVRPLIVMTPKSLLRLPAASSTMAELEHGGFQPVIDDARITDRSNVKRIVLCSGKVFYDLEAAREASDSTDVAVVRLEQFYPFPTSKLTEVLASYPNATEVVWTQEEPQNMGGWTFVEPRLRNILPAGKTIAYIGRAASASPATGSYAIHNLEQAQLVNGSLSIGTNSTFAATE, from the coding sequence TGAAAAACAAACAGCACCCGTTCAGTTAACCGCTGATACTGAGACGAAAGCGATAACTGGCCCGAGCAAAAAGATCGTTGAGAACATGGAGCAGAGCCTAACCGTTCCGACAGCAACAAGCTTTCGGAACATTCCGGTCAAGGTTCTCGAGGAAAATCGACGCATAATCAACGAACACCTCGCCGCCTCGGGCCGCGGTAAGGTTTCGTTCACACACATCATTGCCTGGGCGATCGTTCAGGCCGTTAAGGCTTATCCGCACCTGAATCACGGCTACGGAGTAGCGAATGGGGTTCCGTCGCGGCTCGAACACGAGGACGTCAATCTCGGCATTGCGATCGATATAGAGAAAAAGGACGGCTCGCGGAGTTTGCTCGTTCCCAACATCAAGGGAGCGAACCAGATGGATTTTGCCCAGTTCTTCGCTGCTTATAACCAACAGGTCAAGAAAGCGAGAGAGGGTAAGCTTGAGATCTCTGATTTTCAGGGAACTACCTTATCGCTGACGAATCCGGGAACGATTGGAACCGCCGCATCGAATCCCCGTTTAATGGCCGGCCAAAGCGCGATAATTGCGACCGGTGCGATCGAATATCCGGCCGAGTATCAGGCAATGACCAACGCTGCTCTTTCGCAGATCGGCATCAGCCGTATCGTGACGATCACGAGTACATATGATCACCGCGTGATCCAGGGAGCCGAAAGCGGAATGTTCCTTGCGAAGATCCACGAATTCCTGAAAGGAAGTCACAATTTTTACGACGCGATCTTTGCCGATTTCGAGATCAACTTTCCGCCCCTGCGGTGGGCTGAGGATTATAACCCGAACCTTTTTGGCGCCGATCGAGAACAGGTTGAGAAACAGGCAAATGTTCTGCAGATGATCAACGCGTATCGTTCCCTCGGGCACCTGCTTGCAGATATTGATCCGCTCAAAATGACGCTGCAGCACGCCTCGGAACTCGACCTCGAGAACTTTGGCCTTACGATCTGGGACCTCGACCGCGAATTCATCACCGGCGGCCTGCATGGAGAGAAAACTGCGACGCTCAGACGGATCATCGAGATATTGCGCAAAGCTTACTGCGGAAAAGTCGGTATCGAATACCGTCACATTCAGAGCAACGAGCAGAAAAACTGGATGCGGCAGAAGGTTCGCGAACAATTCGTCGACACCCAACCGCTGCCGGTGGAGACTAAGAAGGAACTGCTTCAGAAACTCATCGAGGCAGAGCAATTTGAACAGTTTCTTCACAAAAAATATCTTGGGCAAAAACGATTCTCGCTCGAAGGCTGTGAAACCGTCATCCCGATGCTCGACCAGCTTGTTGAGGGAGCTTCCGCTCGCGGTGTGGACGAGATCTACATGGGAATGGCCCATCGCGGGCGTCTGAACGTGCTATCCAACATAATTGGCGACCCGGAAACCGGTGAAATGGCCGAACGCATCTTCACAGTTTTTGAGGGAACATCGCACCCCAACTTCCCCGCCGATGAAGGCGATGTGAAATATCACCAGGGCGCAATCGGCAAGAAAGTGACGAAGGCCGGCCGCGAGTTAATTATCCAGCTTTCATGCAATCCGAGCCATCTGGAAACCGTAAATCCCGTCGTCGAAGGTATGGTTCGTGCACGTCAGGATTACCTCCGCGACGGTGAAGGCATGGAGCGTCAAGAAACCTACAAACACATTCTGCCGCTGCTTCTGCATGGTGATGCCGCGTTTGCCGGACAAGGGGTTGTGATGGAAACCCTTCAGCTCGCCGGGCTTCCAGGCTACCGCACGGGCGGTACGATCCACATGGTGATCAACAACCAGATCGGATTTACAACCTCGCCGGGCCTCAGCCGTAGTTCGATATACTCGACCGACGCGGCTCATACTACGCAGTCGCCAGTTTTTCATATAAATGGCGACGACCCGGAAGCCGCATACCGCGTGGTACAGATCGTCCTTGATTACCGCCGCGAGTTCGATAAAGACGTGGTGCTCGACCTGGTCGGTTTCCGCCGCCTCGGCCATAACGAGGGCGACGAACCGAGCTATACGCAGCCTGTTATGTACGCCCGCGTCAAAGCCCATCCCGGAACGCGTCACCTTTACGCTCAGCAATTGATCCGCGAAGGCGTGATCACCGAGAGCGACTTGACCGCGATGACCGACAGGGTAGTAGAAAAGTACGAAGGTATTCTCGCGAGAGCGAAAGAGATCGCGGCAAAGAAACCTGCGAGAGCTGTTCTTGCGGCTCATCCGGTTGATGAAGACGGTTCTGGCGTACTTGAGACCGGCGTTCCGGCAGAGACACTTAAACGCGTTTCTGACAAGATCTCGCTTGTGCCGGAGGATTTCAACATCAATCCGAAAATGGTCGGCCAGTTGGCAAAGCGTGCAAAGATGGGAGCCGGCGAAGTTCCGATGGATTGGGGCTTTGGCGAAGCAATGGCGATCGGATCCCTGGTTCTGGAAGGTATCCCGGTGCGTTTCAGCGGACAGGATTCCGGTCGCGGAACTTTCTCTCAGCGCCATGCCTCGATGTACGACACGATGACCGGCGATCGCTGGGCTCCGCTCAACGAACTAAGGAATGAATCTAATCCGTTTGCCCGGGCATACATTTTCGACAGTTCACTGTCGGAATACGGTGTGCTTGGTTTTGAGTACGGCTATTCGGTAATTTCGCAGGATCACCTGGTAGCGTGGGAAGCTCAGTTCGGCGATTTCTCAAACGGCTCACAGATCATGATCGACCAGTACATTTCAGCGGCTGAGGATAAATGGCAGCAGAAATGCCGTCTCGTTATGCTGCTGCCGCACGGTTACGAAGGCCAGGGACCTGAGCATTCGTCGGCACGTCTTGAGCGATATCTACAGCTTTGCGCCGAGAACAATTTGCAGGTTTGCTATCCGACGACGCCGGCTCAGTATTTCCATCTGCTTCGCCGTCAGGTCAAGCAGGATATCGTTCGCCCGCTGATCGTGATGACACCGAAGAGCCTTTTGCGTCTTCCGGCCGCAAGCTCAACGATGGCGGAACTAGAGCATGGCGGCTTCCAGCCCGTGATAGACGACGCTCGCATCACGGACAGGTCAAATGTAAAGCGTATTGTCCTGTGCAGCGGAAAGGTATTTTATGATCTCGAGGCTGCTCGTGAGGCAAGTGACAGCACTGATGTAGCAGTAGTTCGGTTGGAACAGTTCTACCCCTTCCCTACTTCCAAGCTAACTGAGGTTCTCGCATCGTATCCAAATGCGACTGAGGTAGTTTGGACCCAGGAAGAACCGCAAAATATGGGCGGCTGGACGTTCGTTGAACCGCGTCTGCGAAATATCTTGCCAGCCGGCAAAACGATCGCTTACATCGGCCGGGCTGCCTCGGCATCGCCGGCGACAGGTTCGTATGCTATTCACAACCTGGAGCAGGCTCAACTGGTCAACGGATCGCTATCGATCGGTACGAACAGTACGTTCGCGGCAACCGAATAG
- a CDS encoding CapA family protein: MKHLRSTSITIIALVFSTLAVMACQPKIVGSEVPVNGEKPKAEATPKNTEPITVAAVGDIMLGSPFPNDSRMPPNDGVDMLKDVTPILSAADIAFGNLEGPITDTGVSAKCRPGSTKCFAFRVPTRYGKYLKAAGFDVMSVANNHAGDFGEVGRISTQKVLDEQGIKYAGSLQPPATIAYLDVKGKRVGFVAFGHNNGMPSINDLAGARSLVVEASKNADMVIVSFHGGAEGTDKQHVPNSSEIFLGENRGNLPAFTHTVIDAGADLVLGHGPHVMRGLEIYKDRLIAYSLGNFATYGWFQLAGETAMSMILETTLDAEGRFISGKINSVKLEGRGIPALEPTGASTRLVRSLSTADFGQNAPKIADDGTITR; this comes from the coding sequence ATGAAACACCTCCGGTCCACATCGATCACGATCATTGCTCTCGTTTTTTCTACCTTGGCGGTTATGGCATGCCAGCCAAAGATAGTGGGAAGCGAAGTACCGGTGAACGGAGAAAAACCGAAGGCCGAGGCTACTCCAAAGAACACCGAACCGATCACCGTTGCCGCCGTAGGTGACATTATGCTCGGTTCCCCCTTTCCTAACGACAGCCGAATGCCGCCGAATGACGGCGTCGATATGCTTAAGGACGTCACACCGATCCTTTCAGCAGCGGATATCGCATTTGGTAATCTTGAAGGCCCGATCACTGACACCGGCGTATCTGCAAAATGTAGACCCGGTTCAACGAAGTGTTTCGCGTTCCGCGTCCCGACGCGTTATGGGAAATATCTTAAAGCCGCAGGCTTTGATGTAATGAGCGTTGCCAATAACCATGCCGGTGATTTTGGCGAAGTTGGGCGTATCAGTACCCAAAAAGTTCTCGATGAACAGGGCATAAAGTACGCGGGCAGTCTGCAGCCGCCAGCGACTATCGCCTATCTTGATGTTAAAGGAAAGCGTGTAGGCTTCGTTGCTTTCGGCCATAACAACGGCATGCCCAGCATTAACGATCTCGCGGGAGCCCGATCTCTTGTTGTCGAGGCAAGCAAGAATGCGGATATGGTCATTGTCTCTTTTCACGGTGGAGCCGAGGGTACGGATAAGCAGCACGTACCAAACAGCAGCGAGATCTTTCTTGGCGAGAACCGTGGCAATCTACCCGCATTCACCCACACAGTAATAGACGCCGGAGCCGATCTGGTTCTCGGCCACGGCCCGCACGTCATGCGAGGTCTAGAGATCTACAAAGATCGCCTGATAGCATATTCGCTCGGTAATTTCGCGACCTATGGATGGTTCCAACTCGCTGGCGAAACCGCGATGAGCATGATCCTCGAAACAACCCTCGACGCCGAAGGAAGGTTCATAAGCGGCAAGATCAACAGCGTCAAGCTCGAAGGCCGCGGCATTCCAGCTCTCGAACCAACCGGTGCGTCGACGCGTCTGGTTCGAAGCCTCTCGACCGCCGATTTCGGCCAGAACGCTCCAAAGATAGCAGATGACGGCACGATAACGAGGTAA
- a CDS encoding prepilin-type N-terminal cleavage/methylation domain-containing protein, producing the protein MRKHTGSFDQGFSLIELLIVVVIIGIIAAIAIPNLMASRRSANEASAVSSVRVIFGAQATYRATEGNGFYADNLAQLSSSGIVDRSLGCAADPCVKSGYSFSIDQDPGSLGGTLPNWNVMAAPIVASGATQTGSLSFYCNEMGAIYYKLGGSPPVAGLGPGVRVPTDGSPLSN; encoded by the coding sequence ATGCGTAAACACACTGGATCCTTCGATCAAGGATTCTCACTGATCGAACTATTGATCGTTGTGGTGATCATTGGTATCATTGCGGCGATCGCTATTCCAAATCTTATGGCGTCACGGCGGTCAGCCAACGAGGCCAGCGCCGTAAGCTCAGTACGGGTAATTTTTGGTGCTCAGGCGACTTACCGTGCGACCGAGGGTAATGGCTTCTATGCCGACAATCTGGCACAGCTCAGCAGCAGCGGTATCGTTGACAGATCTCTTGGCTGCGCGGCTGATCCGTGCGTTAAGTCGGGATACAGTTTCTCGATCGATCAGGACCCAGGTTCATTAGGCGGAACTCTGCCGAATTGGAACGTCATGGCGGCTCCAATCGTAGCGTCCGGGGCGACACAAACAGGATCACTTTCCTTTTATTGCAACGAAATGGGTGCGATCTATTATAAACTAGGCGGCAGTCCGCCGGTCGCTGGCTTAGGTCCTGGTGTTCGAGTACCGACCGACGGATCTCCTTTGTCGAACTAG